The DNA window CGGTAGCCTTCGCAATCTCCTTCCAGGCTCGGTCAGTCGTGAGGGCTGGTGCGCCCAGGCTCTTGGCCAGTGCGAGACAGAACCGATCACCGAGCGACAGACCCACCTCCTTCGAAACGGATCGAAGCCGCGCTGCCTCCTCGGCGACGTCCTGGCCAACGGGAATAACGGCGATGTCGAGATCGGACAGATCCTGCACCGCTTCGTCTGCACCAAGGCCACGATCGATCAGCTTGGAAAGGACCTCGGTGTAGTTGACGACCGACATGCTGGCGTCGCCGAGCCGTGCCTCGACCTTGTCGGACCCCTTCTCCGAAAAGATCAGGCAAAGGACAGCGGACGCATCAAGAACGCAGGCCATCTCCTACTCTCTCTCCGCTTCCTGCCGGCGCTCGGCGATAAGTTCGTCCGCGACCGATCCGCTTTCGGGTGCATAATCGCGAAGTTTCTCCTGCAGACGGCGCAAAGCAGAGCGGGCAGGGCGGATACGAACCTCTTCACCGTGCAGTTCGATCAAGACTGTATCGCCCTTTGACAGCCCCATCGATTTGCGGAATGCCGCAGGAAGGATCACGCGTCCACCCTCGACGATTTTGCCTTTTGCTGCTGGCATGGTCCACCCCTTCTCATGCGTCATTTGATATCGTCTATGCCAGAAAGACGCTATGGTGCATAGTGTGCGTCAAGCATGTTCTGCTGCCAAGTTCCAGGTGAAGCCCAGCTGGCTCAACCAGCTTGATTGACCTGCCCTCAAAGGATCGGTTTAGAGCAGGGGCGTGGCTGGATGCACGAAAACTAGCTATCGCTTATATCGAGCATGCGCTAAAAGATTACGACCTTTTCGAGCTGGTACGAGCCTCAATGTCCCGACTTTTCGCTTACGTTCGCGTCTCCACCAACGGCCAAACGACCGACAACCAGATCGGAGAGATCCGCGCCGCCGGTTTCGAGGTCCAGGTTC is part of the Aureimonas sp. SA4125 genome and encodes:
- a CDS encoding type II toxin-antitoxin system VapC family toxin → MACVLDASAVLCLIFSEKGSDKVEARLGDASMSVVNYTEVLSKLIDRGLGADEAVQDLSDLDIAVIPVGQDVAEEAARLRSVSKEVGLSLGDRFCLALAKSLGAPALTTDRAWKEIAKATGVKVELVR
- a CDS encoding AbrB/MazE/SpoVT family DNA-binding domain-containing protein, whose product is MPAAKGKIVEGGRVILPAAFRKSMGLSKGDTVLIELHGEEVRIRPARSALRRLQEKLRDYAPESGSVADELIAERRQEAERE